Proteins encoded together in one Variovorax paradoxus window:
- the pgaB gene encoding poly-beta-1,6-N-acetyl-D-glucosamine N-deacetylase PgaB → MRASFENSPDETAIDERTLAEVFAWLQHNDYHPISLQQVIDARADGKPLPSKPVLLTFDDGYRSAYTQVFPLLQRFKYPALLALVTSWLEVPEDGNVAYGDKPVPRSDFLRWREAAEMARSGLVELASHSDALHTGVQANPQGSMLPSAATHRYDPATARYEDDATYVQRIESDLNRSREIIEARTGAKVRAMVWPYGAYNAAALKAAERAGMPVTFTLDDGPNAPSVPLSRIRRALAAYDNEAPDYARLLRSPVGGELRPINRVMHVDLDHVYDTDPAQQERNLSALIDRVAAVRPRAVFLQAYADPDGDGVADALYFPNRHLPVRADLFGRAAWQLRSRAGVKVYAWMPVMAFRLPTSHPLAMHTVRTANGSAPPDRYHRLSPFDPAVRALVGDIYEDLGRHAFFEGLLFHDDATLSDDEDASPFALAAYGRWGLPADVAAIRADPALMAQWTDAKTRHLTEFTQELAARTGAWRAGLETARNLYARPVLDRAAEQWFAQSYEASLAAYDYVALMAMPRMEREDDANAWLARLARRVAGTPRGLDGTVFELQARDWRTGKPVADEELSRQWALLHRMGVRHLGYYPDDFLNNQPSLEVVRRAISVRTLLWRALPIPAISPAATTAPESRSP, encoded by the coding sequence GTGCGCGCGAGCTTCGAAAACTCACCCGACGAAACCGCCATCGACGAGCGCACGCTGGCCGAGGTGTTCGCCTGGCTTCAACACAACGACTACCACCCGATCAGCCTGCAGCAGGTGATCGATGCGCGCGCCGACGGCAAACCCCTGCCTTCCAAACCCGTGCTGCTGACCTTCGATGATGGCTACCGCAGCGCCTATACCCAGGTCTTCCCGCTGCTGCAGCGCTTCAAATATCCGGCGCTGCTGGCGTTGGTGACAAGCTGGCTCGAGGTACCGGAGGACGGCAACGTCGCCTACGGCGACAAGCCTGTGCCCCGCAGCGACTTCCTGCGCTGGCGCGAGGCCGCGGAAATGGCGCGCTCCGGCCTGGTCGAGCTCGCGAGCCACAGCGACGCCCTGCACACAGGCGTGCAGGCCAATCCCCAGGGCAGCATGCTGCCGTCGGCGGCCACCCATCGCTACGACCCCGCCACGGCGCGCTATGAGGACGACGCCACCTACGTGCAGCGCATCGAGTCGGACCTCAACCGCAGCCGGGAGATCATCGAGGCGCGCACCGGCGCCAAAGTGCGCGCCATGGTCTGGCCGTATGGCGCCTACAACGCCGCGGCACTGAAGGCCGCCGAACGGGCAGGCATGCCGGTGACCTTCACGCTCGACGACGGGCCGAACGCGCCCTCGGTGCCGTTGTCTCGGATCCGCCGCGCGCTCGCGGCCTACGACAACGAAGCCCCCGATTACGCCCGGCTGCTGCGCAGCCCGGTCGGCGGCGAACTGCGGCCGATCAACCGCGTCATGCACGTGGACCTTGACCATGTCTACGACACCGACCCGGCGCAGCAGGAACGCAATCTTTCGGCATTGATCGACCGCGTGGCGGCCGTGCGGCCGCGCGCCGTGTTCCTGCAGGCCTATGCCGATCCCGACGGCGACGGCGTGGCCGATGCGCTCTACTTTCCGAACCGCCACCTTCCGGTACGCGCCGACCTCTTCGGCCGCGCGGCCTGGCAGTTGCGCAGCCGCGCCGGCGTGAAGGTCTACGCATGGATGCCGGTCATGGCGTTTCGCCTGCCGACATCCCACCCGCTGGCGATGCACACGGTGCGTACCGCGAACGGCAGCGCTCCGCCGGACCGCTACCACCGGCTGTCGCCCTTCGATCCGGCGGTGCGCGCGCTCGTGGGCGACATCTACGAAGACCTGGGACGCCATGCCTTCTTTGAGGGCCTCCTGTTCCATGACGACGCGACGCTCTCGGACGACGAGGACGCGAGCCCCTTCGCGCTCGCGGCCTATGGCCGCTGGGGACTGCCGGCCGATGTGGCCGCCATCCGGGCCGATCCGGCGTTGATGGCGCAATGGACGGACGCAAAGACGCGCCACCTGACGGAATTCACCCAAGAGCTCGCCGCGCGCACGGGGGCCTGGCGGGCGGGCCTCGAAACCGCGCGCAACCTCTATGCGCGGCCGGTGCTCGACCGCGCGGCGGAGCAGTGGTTCGCACAGAGCTACGAGGCTTCGCTCGCGGCCTACGACTACGTGGCCTTGATGGCCATGCCCCGCATGGAGCGCGAGGACGATGCGAACGCCTGGCTTGCGCGCCTGGCGCGCCGAGTGGCCGGCACGCCGCGCGGCCTGGATGGCACCGTCTTCGAGCTACAGGCACGTGACTGGCGCACCGGAAAACCGGTGGCCGACGAAGAACTCTCGCGCCAGTGGGCGCTGCTGCATCGCATGGGCGTGAGGCACCTGGGCTACTACCCGGACGACTTCCTCAACAACCAGCCGTCGCTGGAGGTCGTGCGCCGCGCGATCTCGGTGCGCACCCTGCTGTGGCGCGCACTGCCGATTCCCGCGATATCCCCCGCAGCCACCACTGCGCCTGAGAGCCGCTCGCCATGA
- the pgaC gene encoding poly-beta-1,6-N-acetyl-D-glucosamine synthase, with amino-acid sequence MNTFHALSQALPSLLFGFVFYYPFFMAYVWMAGGLSHAWFFERQRDVDADPLQTLPSQPLVTVVVPCFNEAPHLREVIEQLMRTRYPNFEVIAVNDGSTDGTGDLLDAMTAEYSRLRVIHNTSNQGKAVGLNTACQLARGEYILGIDGDALVDANAIAWMLKPMLASERIGAVTGNPRIRTRTSLLGRMQVGEFSSIIGLIKRSQQLVGTLFTVSGVIAMFRRRAVIDVGFWSPDVMTEDIDMSWKLQLAGWQLRFEPRALCWILMPETLRGLWHQRERWALGGIQTMLRYTTRILRPRHWRMWLIYAEYMVSVAWAYAMALVLIIGVLRPLLPAGSAWHSALLPHWQGTLLAMTCILQMLLSLWIDRRYDRDLMRYFVGTIWYPIAFWTITMAATVVALPKALLRRRGKRAVWTSPDRGVSNAP; translated from the coding sequence ATGAACACCTTCCACGCCCTTTCGCAGGCGCTGCCATCGCTGCTGTTCGGCTTCGTCTTCTACTACCCGTTCTTCATGGCGTACGTGTGGATGGCGGGTGGGTTGTCGCACGCCTGGTTCTTCGAGCGCCAGCGAGACGTCGACGCCGATCCGCTGCAGACGCTTCCATCACAACCCCTGGTCACGGTGGTCGTGCCCTGCTTCAACGAGGCGCCGCACCTGCGCGAGGTGATCGAGCAGCTGATGCGTACGCGCTATCCGAACTTCGAGGTGATCGCGGTCAACGACGGCAGCACCGACGGCACGGGCGACCTGCTCGATGCCATGACCGCGGAGTACAGCCGGCTGCGGGTGATTCACAACACGAGCAACCAAGGCAAGGCCGTGGGCCTGAACACCGCCTGCCAACTCGCGCGCGGGGAATACATTCTCGGGATCGACGGCGACGCGCTGGTGGACGCCAACGCCATCGCGTGGATGCTCAAGCCCATGCTGGCGTCCGAGCGCATCGGCGCCGTGACCGGCAATCCGCGCATCCGCACGCGCACCTCGCTGCTCGGACGCATGCAGGTCGGCGAGTTCTCGTCGATCATCGGCCTCATCAAGCGCTCGCAGCAACTGGTGGGCACCTTGTTCACCGTCTCGGGTGTGATCGCGATGTTCCGCCGTCGCGCGGTGATCGACGTCGGCTTCTGGAGTCCCGATGTGATGACCGAGGACATCGACATGAGCTGGAAGCTCCAGCTCGCTGGCTGGCAGCTGCGATTCGAGCCACGCGCGCTGTGCTGGATCCTCATGCCCGAGACGCTGCGCGGGCTCTGGCACCAGCGCGAGCGCTGGGCCCTCGGTGGCATCCAGACCATGCTGCGCTACACCACGCGCATCCTGCGGCCGCGCCACTGGCGCATGTGGCTGATCTACGCCGAGTACATGGTCAGCGTGGCGTGGGCCTATGCCATGGCACTCGTGCTGATCATCGGCGTTCTGCGCCCTCTCCTGCCCGCCGGATCGGCATGGCATTCGGCGCTGCTGCCTCACTGGCAAGGCACCTTGCTTGCGATGACTTGCATCCTGCAGATGCTGCTGAGCCTGTGGATCGACCGTCGTTACGACCGGGACCTGATGCGCTATTTCGTCGGAACGATCTGGTACCCGATCGCCTTCTGGACCATCACGATGGCGGCCACGGTGGTCGCCTTACCTAAGGCTCTGTTGCGCCGCCGCGGCAAACGCGCGGTGTGGACAAGCCCTGACCGAGGAGTTTCCAATGCACCCTGA
- the pgaD gene encoding poly-beta-1,6-N-acetyl-D-glucosamine biosynthesis protein PgaD — protein sequence MHPESNRHPQATHTDTSCDTAPPVRRRSWGQPAGEEPIIDAARIPLRAFGTGRSPQRTLAMYLWLRVLRPAVNMGIWFCAIWYAWPYVLGARSQPEVLQLLGLYAIVIGAILASMLAIAPLRRMQHRRGAPPDQEHSSLFALASYISVPPARLSAWQRARQLLVQHDLHGQLHDAQDTTPGLLEPAPRRPRTAR from the coding sequence ATGCACCCTGAATCCAACCGACACCCGCAAGCCACCCACACGGACACCAGCTGCGACACCGCTCCGCCCGTGCGGCGCCGCTCCTGGGGCCAGCCCGCCGGAGAAGAACCGATCATCGACGCCGCGCGCATCCCGCTGCGCGCCTTCGGCACCGGCCGCTCGCCCCAGCGAACACTGGCCATGTACCTGTGGCTGCGCGTTCTGCGACCGGCGGTGAACATGGGGATCTGGTTCTGTGCCATCTGGTATGCCTGGCCGTACGTGCTCGGCGCACGCTCGCAACCCGAGGTGCTGCAGCTGCTGGGCCTTTACGCCATCGTCATCGGCGCGATCCTCGCCTCGATGCTGGCCATCGCACCACTGCGGCGGATGCAACACCGGCGTGGTGCACCGCCGGACCAGGAGCATTCGTCGCTGTTCGCCCTGGCGTCGTACATTTCCGTGCCTCCTGCGCGCCTGTCCGCCTGGCAGCGGGCGCGGCAGCTGCTGGTGCAGCACGATCTTCACGGTCAGCTGCATGATGCGCAAGACACGACGCCGGGCCTGCTGGAGCCCGCGCCGCGTCGACCGCGCACCGCGCGCTGA